In a single window of the Syngnathus typhle isolate RoL2023-S1 ecotype Sweden linkage group LG19, RoL_Styp_1.0, whole genome shotgun sequence genome:
- the cmbl gene encoding carboxymethylenebutenolidase homolog yields MANEARPCPCDIGDRMEYGGLGQEVQIEHFKAYLVKPPEASDKAIIVIQDIFGWQLPNTRYMADMLAANGYLAICPDFFLGKEPWNSSRDWSSFTEWLEDKKPTNIDNEVNLLLRFLKEQYGVKRIGVVGFCWGGIATHYLAFRNPEVKAGVSFYGIVKLEKDRYDLKSPTLFIFGENDNLIPLDQVSALEAKLKEKCTVDYQVKIFPGQDHGFAHRKREDISPTDEPKILEARADMINWLNKYI; encoded by the exons ATGGCAAACGAGGCGAGACCTTGTCCTTGTGATATTGGGGATCGAATGGAATATGGGGGCCTTGGTCAGGAGGTCCAGATCGAGCACTTTAAAGCATATTTAGTGAAGCCACCAGAAGCATCTGACAAGGCCATCATTGTCATCCAAGACATATTTGGATGGCAGCTTCCAAACACCAGATACATGGCTGACATGCTTGCTGCCAATGGATACTT GGCTATTTGCCCAGATTTCTTCCTCGGAAAGGAGCCGTGGAACTCATCGCGTGACTGGTCCTCGTTTACGGAATGGCTCGAAGATAAAAAGCCGACCAACATCGACAA CGAGGTGAATCTCCTGCTGAGGTTCTTGAAGGAGCAATATGGGGTAAAACGCATCGGAGTGGTGGGCTTCTGTTGGGGAGGAATCGCCACACATTATCTGGCCTTTCGCAACCCCGAGGTTAAAGCCGGAGTGTCATTTTACG GTATCGTCAAACTCGAAAAGGACAGGTATGATCTCAAGAGCCCAACCCTTTTTATCTTTGGGGAGAATGACAATTTAATACCACTGGATCAA GTGAGTGCTCTTGAAGCAAAGCTGAAGGAGAAATGCACAGTGGATTACCAGGTGAAGATCTTCCCTGGGCAGGATCATGGGTTTGCCCACCGAAAGAGAGAAGATATCAGCCCAACAGACGAGCCCAAAATTCTGGAGGCCAGAGCTGATATGATCAATTGGCTGAACAAGTACATTTAA
- the cct5 gene encoding T-complex protein 1 subunit epsilon translates to MSSLGTLAFDEYGRPFIIIKDQDTKTRLTGIDALKSHIMAAKAVASTLKTSLGPNGLDKMMVDRDGEVTVTNDGATILSMMDVDHQIAKLMVELSKSQDDEIGDGTTGVVVLAGALLEQAEQLLDRGIHPIRVSDGYDQAACIAIEELDKIAETFPFDPKNREPLIQTAMTTLGSKVINRCHRQMAEIAVNAILTVADMERKDVDFELVKMEGKVGGKLEDTQLIKGVIVDKEFSHPQMPKVLKDVKIAILTCPFEPPKPKTKHKLDVTSVEDYKALQKYEKEKFEEMIEQIKSVGANLAICQWGFDDEANHLLLQSKLPAVRWVGGPEIELIAIATGGRIVPRFSELTPEKLGTAGLVKEISFGTTKDHMLVIQECKNTRAVTIFIRGGNKMIIEEAKRALHDALCVIRNLVRDNRVVYGGGASEIACALAVNQAADKCPSLEQYAMRAFADALEVIPMALAENSGQNPIQTMAEVRARQVRDKNPCLGIDCLHKNTNDMKQQHVIETLIGKKQQILLATQVVKMILKIDDIRNPGEIED, encoded by the exons ATGTCATCGTTGGGCACGCTTGCCTTCGATGAATATGGAAGGccattcatcatcatcaaagaCCAGGATACGAAGACAAGGCTAACGGGCATTGATGCACTGAAG TCTCACATTATGGCAGCCAAGGCAGTTGCGTCCACGCTGAAGACATCATTGGGACCCAATG GACTGGACAAGATGATGGTTGACAGAGATGGAGAAGTGACTGTCACTAATGATGGAGCCACTATTCTCAGCATGATGGATGTCGACCATCAGATTGCAAAACTTATGGTGGAGCTGTCCAAGTCCCAAGATGATGAAATTGGCGATGGAACCACTGGAGTTGTTG TTCTGGCCGGGGCTCTGCTTGAGCAAGCAGAGCAGCTCCTGGACCGCGGGATCCACCCCATCAGGGTCTCAGACGGTTATGATCAGGCCGCATGTATTGCGATTGAGGAGTTGGACAAAattgcagaaaccttcccctTCGATCCTAAAAACAGAGAACCCCTCATTCAAACGGCCATGACCACACTGGGGTCTAAAGT cATCAACCGGTGCCACAGGCAAATGGCGGAGATTGCAGTGAATGCCATTCTCACCGTGGCTGACATGGAGAGAAAGGACGTTGACTTTGAGCTGGTCAAGATGGAGGGTAAGGTGGGAGGCAAGTTAGAGGACACGCAGCTCATCAAAGGCGTCATTGTCGACAAAGAGTTCAGTCACCCTCAAATGCCAAAG GTTCTGAAAGATGTTAAAATTGCCATCCTCACCTGCCCATTTGAGCCCCCGAAGCCCAAGACCAAGCATAAGTTGGACGTCACCTCTGTTGAGGACTACAAAGCTCTTCAGAAATACGAAAAGGAGAAATTCGAGGAGATGATCGAACAG ATCAAAAGCGTCGGTGCAAACTTGGCCATCTGCCAGTGGGGCTTTGACGATGAAGCCAACCATCTTCTCCTGCAGAGCAAGTTACCTGCTGTCCGCTGGGTCGGAGGGCCTGAGATTGAG TTGATTGCCATCGCCACCGGCGGCCGCATCGTGCCGAGGTTCTCCGAGCTGACTCCAGAGAAGCTCGGAACGGCAGGCTTGGTGAAGGAGATCTCCTTCGGCACCACAAAGGATCACATGCTTGTGATCCAGGAATGCAAAAACACCCGGGCTGTGACCATTTTCATCCGCGGAGGCAACAAGATG ATTATCGAAGAGGCCAAGCGTGCACTCCACGATGCTCTTTGCGTCATCCGTAACCTGGTCAGAGACAACCGCGTTGTTTATGGAGGAGGAGCTTCAGAGATTGCTTGCGCTCTGGCAGTCAACCAGGCTGCTGACAAG TGCCCATCATTGGAACAGTATGCCATGAGGGCATTTGCAGATGCTTTAGAGGTCATCCCAATGGCCTTGGCTGAGAACAGCGGCCAAAACCCCATCCAGACCATGGCAGAGGTCAGAGCCAGACAGGTCAGAGACAAAAACCCCTGCCTGGGCATCGACTGTCTGCATAAGAACACCAACG ACATGAAGCAGCAGCATGTGATCGAGACCCTCATTGGCAAAAAACAGCAGATCTTACTGGCCACTCAAGTGGTCAAGATGATCCTCAAGATCGACGACATCCGAAACCCCGGAGAGATCGAAGACTGA